AAGGCATTTTCTTTCAATTTCATTACTAACGCTCCTGAGGCGTCATAAATTCTGCAATCCGCTTTTCCGGGAGGCATATTATCCACTGGCATATTTACAATTTGCAGATAGGGATGAATGGATGGTCTGAACGGATTGGGAAATGCCTTTAAATTTTGCAGGGTAGTTAAGGGTTTAACTGTTCTGCTGATTCTAAGAGTATTAAATCCATCCGGGGTTCCGATTATTAGGTTTCCGGCAACCGGATCAAAACCCAGCGAAGTAATATAATTGGAAATGAGAGGGTAATTTGGATAAAAATAATTGGTAAACCTTTCCGTATATGGATCATAAACGGAAAGTCCATTTTCCATACTCCCAAGCCAAATTCTATTTTGCGCATCCAAATATATGCAAGTAGGAGTTGTTCGGACAGATCCAAAAAGGCGTTCTTCATCTACATAATACAAAATATCATTTTCCCACTGATGACTTATAGGGCTATATTTATAGCGTTTGATCATTGTGTCATAGCGATACCAGTCAGTTTCATTCCACATAAAAACACCCGTGCTGGCAGCAATCCAATGTTGTTTTCCTTCGTAAGGAGTTTCAACGGTGACCACTCCATAAACTACACAATTGTTCAAATTTGGCGGAGAAGGAATAACCCAATAATCACCTCCGGTAACAGGAAGAGAATCATTATTCCAGATAGTAAGCCCTCTGTCATTATTAGTTCCGATAAAATATTGCTGTCCATTATAATATCCATAAAGGACACTATTATATAGCGTATTGGCAGGAGAAAAATGAGCAACTTTCTCAAAATTCATATTCAGAATATCTACACCTCCAATATAACACATCACCATCATTAAAGAATCACTTGCTGGATAGATTCCTCCAATGGTGCCAGTAGATAAACGCGTGGAAGTATCATAAATACTCCAGGTTTCGGATACATTATCGTAATGACGGATCCCTTCGTCTGAAATATGCACCCAGGAATTATTATCCTCATCATAGATACTAATTCCTTTTTCCCAACCTTGAGGACTGGAAGAATTATCCCAAGTGGCAAACCATTTTCGGTTTAAGTGGTCAACAGCTATGCCCAAAACATTGTCGGTATGAATTGGACTGTTATGAATGTTCAAGGTTTTCCAATCGCCATCAGCAAATTTACTAACTCCCATAGAACCTTTTTTTACCGGAAGATTGGACATATAGCCACTGGCAAACCATAAGTTATAATTATTGTCAGTTACCACTTGACCAATTCTGGGAAAACCGATACAAGCAGGATCATAGTTAATCCAAGTGTCATCTTCTTGTCTAAAAAATCCTTCCCCCCAGCTACAAAGATATATTTTACCGTTTATTTCCAAAATTCTGCTGATGGGGCTATAGCCCAAGCCGTTTGTTTCTTTCAGAATATGGGCATAAGTATTATTTTCTATCAAAGTGAAAAGAGAATCGGTTGTATTTGTATAGCTTGAGGTTGCTTCTTTCCAACTGGCATACGCAACCCATAAACGGGATTGGGAATCCAACAAAACAGAAGATACATCTTTACCGGTTAACATATTGCCTACATTATAGTTTAGCCAGGAACCGCCGTTCATATCTAAAGAATGCACATAAACCTTGTCATAAAAACCGATGGCAAGATCATCACTATTTGCCGATAAAATGGGATTTCCTCCACTTAAAACAGGATTACCAACTCCTTGTATCGTTTTCCAAGCGGAGTCAATATCCAATGAATCCAAAGGGACATAACTTACTCCATTGGTTGTGGCTAAAAAAAGAGTTCCCGTGTCCGCCAGCAACATATCTACAATATTGTTTCCAACCATTCCTCCGGAAGTAGTGGCAGAAGTATATTGATGTAGCATTAAGGGGAAAGAAACACTCGGCAGATAATAAAAAACAGCCAGTCCTTCGGAAGTGGCGACTAAAATGGTAGATTCGTGTTCAATTATTCGGGTAACTTTTAATGACGGCAAACCCAAATCGCTACCAATATCCTGAAACCCTAATTGACTTAAGATGGAGATTCCATTATCCGAAGAACCCATCCACAAACTTTCCGAAAAATCAATATATGTAAGAGTTCTTATGTCATTGGAAACTAACCCGTTGCCTTTATTATATACATTTGTTTCCGAATAAGAACTGAGGTCTTCTGAATCATTTATCGAATTTAATTTTAGCACTCCACCCCAAGTGGCACAATATAGATCATTTCCCTTTAAAATTAAATCATAAATATGATTGGTATTAGTATAGGTCTTCCAGCTCTGAGCAGACAAACAAACACTCATCAGCATAGTGGCAAAGATAAATAGCTTTCTCATTTTTTTTGCTCCTGTCGCATAAGTAAGTAGGCAAGAATCACCATAAAGGCAAAAAGCCCCAAAAGTAAAGTAAAAAGCACTTTCTTGGATGAAAAAGAAAAGCCGATCGCAATCAATCCAAACATCAATGTTACAAAATATACTATAATCGCTATTGTTCTTTGGGAAAAGCCAAATTCCAACATTGTATGATGAATGTGCTTTTTATCTGCCTGAAAAATGTTTCCCAAGCGTAATCGCCGAAAAATAGCCAGAATAATATCCAAAACCGGAACTGCCAAAGCCGCCAGAGGAACCATTAAAGTCATTGAAGTAATACCTTTATATTGAGCGGTAGTGGCAGTTGAAATCGCCGCCAGATTGAGCCCGATAAATAAAGCTCCCGTTTCTCCCATAAAAATTTTTGCCGGATAAAAATTATAGTGCAAAAAAGCCAAATTGCCAGCTATCAAAAAACTGGAAAGCGCAATTACCATCTGATTTTTATCTTTGATGCCAATGGTAAGCAAAACTGCACACACAATAATCGTTATCCCACAAGCCAAACCATCCAGTCCATCAATAAAATTAATGGCATTGAACATTAGCAAATACCAGAAAATAGTTACGGGAAAAGCCAACCAGTCCAAAACAAATTCATTGCCAAAGGGATTAGTTAAATATAAAACCTTATAGCCACATAGATACATTATCACTGCTAAGCATATCTGCCATAAAAATTTGTAACGAGCACGGCTTTCAAATCGATCATCCCAAAGTCCGAAAAGGAGAGCTAAAAAACCCACTCCCGCAAGCTCCAAAAGCATTTTGCCGATTTCCACATTGCCACTGAAAATGCCAAAAGTTGCTTGCGCAATTAAGATTGGCAGCGCAAAACAAAGTCCGCCTGCTTCCGGAATCGGTTTTTTGTTTATTCTGCGTTCATTGGGATAGGCAATCAGCTTTAGTTTGTGGGAAAATTTCAAGTTTAAAGGGAATAGCAGATGCCCAGCAAGATAAATTACCACCGCTTCCAGCACTATTAGAATGTAGATATTGATCATTAATTATATCCTTGTTGTTTCGGGTTTGGTAGATCGATACAGCTCTCTATAAGAACTGACCATTGTTTCATAATTACAGAGCTCATTTATCTTTAGGGCTGCCAGCTGACCTTTTTGGTATGCGGTTTGGGGGTCTCTAACTATTTTTACAAAGGTCTTCACTAATTCGGCGTTGTTATTTAGAGGAACTATGTAACCGGTTTCATTATTTACCAGTTCTTTTAGAGATGGCAGATCGGAAACAATTATTGCCAAACCAGAACTCATTGCTTCGATAATACTGAAGGGCATTGCTTCCCAACGCGAATACAGAACAAAGACATTAAATATTTTCAGCCAAGGCAGCACATCGTTATCCCAACCCACCAGTAAAATCCTTTCTTCCAAGCCATAACTATGAATGATTGCTTTACACAAATCATAATATTCGCCATCACCAAGATAGATGAATTTAAGTTTGGGTTCGCTTATACAAGCATTACAGGAAGCGGATATTAAATCTATTACATTTTTTTGAGTGGAATAGCGTAAAGTGGAACCGATAATAATTTCTTGTTGAGCTTCCTTTCTATTTTTGGCAATATCTTGCAGCTCTTGATTAAATTTGCGGGGCAGTGCATTATAAATGGTTAACGCCTTTTCCGGCTTTATTAATCCCAACTCTATGCCATTAAACCGATCGGAATTATTCACAAAGACAGTAAAATCCCCCAGGGAGTTACCAATCTTTTCGGCAAGCTTAAAAAAACGATATACAAACGGATTTTGATTATCCTGAAACGAAAAACCATGTGAGGTATGAATAATTAAAGGGATTTTACATAAACGGGCAGCCATTCTACCTAAAAAACCTGGCTTGGAACCATTAGTATGCACAATATCAAAACTATGCTTTTTGAATATATAGAGTAAATGAACAAAGGTTACTAAATCCCAAAGACAAATCTGATGTCGAAAAGTAGGGAGCGGGATATATTTATAACCTCGGCTCTTTACTTCCTGAACAAATTCTCCACTGGGTTTGCTGGCAACCCAAATTTCAAATTCGTCTTTGCTTAAACTATCTAAAAGGTGCAAAGAAAACCTCTGCGCACCATACATAACTGGTAACATCTGTAGGTGTAATACCTTTTTCATCTTTGTCCTTATATCATTTTTTATCTGTGCAATCTGTGTAATCTGTGAGAGGTTTTTTTCTCTCTTATTTTCCTCGCCGGGTTAAAACCCGTCGTTAATATCTGTCGTTCCTACGGAACTTCAATTTTAAATCCCTAAAATCTCAATAATCCTGTTCATCCCATACCTATTCTTTTTTTATCTGCGTCATCTGCGTGAGCTCTTTTTCTCTTCGCTCTCAGCCCTCTGCTCTCAGCAAATCAAAATCCTGTTCATCCCCTACCTATTCTTTTTTTATCTGTGTAATCTGTGTAATCTGTGAGAGGTTTTTTCATCTTCCCTCCAGTACGATCACCGCTATAGAATCCGCTTTGATATTTGTAAACTGTATCTGGTTTCCTTTCACTTTTGCCGGCATTTCCACCACTTCTTTAATTTTCGGATTTCCATGCAAGCACAGTGTAAAACTCTCCAAATTATCTGGAAACATCAATCCGATCTGATCTTCGTTTTCATTTATCGTAACTCTTTTTCGCTTTTCCCACCAGTCAACTAATTCCCCTGCCGTAGTCAGATAGGTATTACTACTTTTAATTAGTGCCAATAGATAAGGATAGAGTTTATTCATATAGCTGATATTGCTGAAACTGGCAATCGTGAAATCCGTGCTGAATATACTATGTGTGCGCAATGCGTTTTGGAAGAACTTTTTCAGTTGATGTTTAGCGTCTTCCAATTGCAGATAGTTATGTTTATTAATCTTTAAATATTCATCTCTATATATGGTAGGAATTTCCCAATAATCAGCTTTGGAGCCATTTATCCAAGGTTGCCAGGGTAAGCTCATTCCGTTTTTATATCCGGGAAGTGATTGAAACGCAGTGTTTTGACTAAACCTCGGAGAGATTTTATTATGCAAATCGCGGATAGAATTATTAATTTTATAGCCCAGCTGCCTGATTCCCAATTTCTCTTTACCCAGCAGATGCAACAATATCTGTTTACGCGTTAAAAACTCATCCTGGGTAAGTTTATCGGCAGTAGCCAAAAGACCTATTTCATTTCCGCTATGCAAGATTTTCTGAATTTCTTCCTGCAGATCAGGATCTTCCAGAGAGTAATCAATATCTTCATTTGCCTCGGTTGCCAGATAGTATGTGCTACGACAATTGGAGTCCTTTTCCTGATTTAAAAACTCATCAAAATTCCAGTTAAGCTCGTAGTTAGTAAAAAGATATTGGAGTTTACCTTTAATCGTATGTGCCAATTGTTTCCAGCGAAAAGTAAATAACCTTGCCAAATCGTCAGGGAGGGAAAGGATTAGCGAAGAGGCATTCCATTTTTGCAAATCATCTATACTATGTGATAAAAGCACAGCTGCCTGTTGAGCGGATGGCCATAATAACTTTTGAGCAATGCAATTATTTTTAGCGCGGCAGTGTTCTTTGATCAGCGAATCCACCAGCCACAGCAAATTATCTACAATTGGCGTTTCTCGATAGTTGTAAAAAACACTGGCACCATCAGGATAATAGCCATTTTCCATTGAGCCGGCATCACTACTTTCTTCCAGATTGCTTAGATGCAAAAAGATGTTACCCACCAAGTCAAAATTGATTTTCCCACCACTGATGTCACTTTCCGTATAATTTTCCGCTGGGTAGTCAAATCTGCGGGCTGAAATAATCGGCGTTATATTCAACAACTTTATTTCCCGAATACATCTTCTCAAACGGTCTGCACCGTATGCTTTGGTATCAAAAAAATCTGGATCACAAGGAATGAATAATGTGATATAATGTTTTGCCAGACCTTTTAGCTCTTCCGGAGTGGGCTCTGTGTAACCATATATCAGCAAAATATCGTTTGTTTTCAGCTCTTCCAGCTCTTCCAGAAAACGAAAGTTATATCCCAAGGTCTGGAAAATAAAGCCAAACACATATTTTATTTCCCTCGTCCAACGAGTCACTTTACTGTCTATTACTATAGAGATCATCTTATTTATTTACCATCTATTGCTTTTTTTACCTCTTTCTCACTAAGCTAATCTGCGTCAAGTTAAATCCTCCCTCCGCTCTCCGCCCTCCGCCCTCAGCCATCAAATCCAAATCCCCAAAATCCCTTTCATCCTGTTCATCCCCTACCGATTATCTTTTTTATCTGCGGAATCAGCGAAATCTGCGTGAACCATTTTTTCTCTCCGCCCTAAGCTCTCTGCCCTCAGCCCTCTGCCCTTAGCCATCAAATCCTAATCCCCAAAATCCTTTTCATCCTGTTCATCACCTACCTATTCTCATTTTAATCTGCGTAATCAGCGAAATCTGCGTGAACCATTTTTTCTCTCCGCCCTAAGCTCTCTGCCCTCAGCCCTCCGCCCTCAACTCTTTCATCTGTGAAATCAGTGTAATCTGTGAGAGATATTTTTTATCTTTTTTCTCTGCGTCATCAGCGAAATCTGCGTGGGGCATAGATTTTTTTCCACACTGCTAACATCTTATCCTAATTTATCTTATCTTCCTTGCTTTTATCCTCGTTCTCTTCAATGCTCAATTTGCCTCTAAAAAAAGATTGACAATCACAGCCCCAATTTCAATTGTGAACTCGATTATAAAAAATATGAACGAGAGTATTATAAAACTATGGCTAATTTACCGATAAAATACAGGGCAGCAAAGAATTTCAGACATAACCTCTATGACTTCCCAATTACCTCCCTAAAAGGTAATTTCGAAGTCAATTTTTTTATCTGCTCTGCTTTTTGTCTTTCTGTTCCTGTTTTTTGTCATTCCGCCCTTTCTAAGA
This genomic window from Candidatus Cloacimonas sp. contains:
- a CDS encoding FlgD immunoglobulin-like domain containing protein; the encoded protein is MRKLFIFATMLMSVCLSAQSWKTYTNTNHIYDLILKGNDLYCATWGGVLKLNSINDSEDLSSYSETNVYNKGNGLVSNDIRTLTYIDFSESLWMGSSDNGISILSQLGFQDIGSDLGLPSLKVTRIIEHESTILVATSEGLAVFYYLPSVSFPLMLHQYTSATTSGGMVGNNIVDMLLADTGTLFLATTNGVSYVPLDSLDIDSAWKTIQGVGNPVLSGGNPILSANSDDLAIGFYDKVYVHSLDMNGGSWLNYNVGNMLTGKDVSSVLLDSQSRLWVAYASWKEATSSYTNTTDSLFTLIENNTYAHILKETNGLGYSPISRILEINGKIYLCSWGEGFFRQEDDTWINYDPACIGFPRIGQVVTDNNYNLWFASGYMSNLPVKKGSMGVSKFADGDWKTLNIHNSPIHTDNVLGIAVDHLNRKWFATWDNSSSPQGWEKGISIYDEDNNSWVHISDEGIRHYDNVSETWSIYDTSTRLSTGTIGGIYPASDSLMMVMCYIGGVDILNMNFEKVAHFSPANTLYNSVLYGYYNGQQYFIGTNNDRGLTIWNNDSLPVTGGDYWVIPSPPNLNNCVVYGVVTVETPYEGKQHWIAASTGVFMWNETDWYRYDTMIKRYKYSPISHQWENDILYYVDEERLFGSVRTTPTCIYLDAQNRIWLGSMENGLSVYDPYTERFTNYFYPNYPLISNYITSLGFDPVAGNLIIGTPDGFNTLRISRTVKPLTTLQNLKAFPNPFRPSIHPYLQIVNMPVDNMPPGKADCRIYDASGALVMKLKENAFSRFQWDGKNANGKQCASGIYFFVVADDAGNVKKGKLAIIND
- a CDS encoding MraY family glycosyltransferase, whose translation is MINIYILIVLEAVVIYLAGHLLFPLNLKFSHKLKLIAYPNERRINKKPIPEAGGLCFALPILIAQATFGIFSGNVEIGKMLLELAGVGFLALLFGLWDDRFESRARYKFLWQICLAVIMYLCGYKVLYLTNPFGNEFVLDWLAFPVTIFWYLLMFNAINFIDGLDGLACGITIIVCAVLLTIGIKDKNQMVIALSSFLIAGNLAFLHYNFYPAKIFMGETGALFIGLNLAAISTATTAQYKGITSMTLMVPLAALAVPVLDIILAIFRRLRLGNIFQADKKHIHHTMLEFGFSQRTIAIIVYFVTLMFGLIAIGFSFSSKKVLFTLLLGLFAFMVILAYLLMRQEQKK
- a CDS encoding glycosyltransferase, giving the protein MKKVLHLQMLPVMYGAQRFSLHLLDSLSKDEFEIWVASKPSGEFVQEVKSRGYKYIPLPTFRHQICLWDLVTFVHLLYIFKKHSFDIVHTNGSKPGFLGRMAARLCKIPLIIHTSHGFSFQDNQNPFVYRFFKLAEKIGNSLGDFTVFVNNSDRFNGIELGLIKPEKALTIYNALPRKFNQELQDIAKNRKEAQQEIIIGSTLRYSTQKNVIDLISASCNACISEPKLKFIYLGDGEYYDLCKAIIHSYGLEERILLVGWDNDVLPWLKIFNVFVLYSRWEAMPFSIIEAMSSGLAIIVSDLPSLKELVNNETGYIVPLNNNAELVKTFVKIVRDPQTAYQKGQLAALKINELCNYETMVSSYRELYRSTKPETTRI